The genomic DNA GAACCATATCATTAAGTCTATTGATCAATTACCTAGAACTATCGACGGAACTATATTTGGTGAACTAACAAACAATGCAGTTAATAAACGTTTGAAAGTATATTGTAACAATCTAGGTATCAAAGAGATTACTTCACATGCTTTACGTCATACTCACTGTTCATATTTATTAGCTAAAGGCATTTCTATATATTACATTTCAAAAAGATTAGGTCATAAAAATATATCAGTAACCACAGAAGTTTATTCACATTTACTTGAAGAAACTTACAAAGAAGAAGATGAAAAAGCAACACAGATTATAAGTGCAATGTGATTTTTAGGGACCCATTAGGGACCCAAAACCCCATGAAACCCGTTGTTATAAGGTTTATAGTATCCCTCCCAGGACGTCATTAACTAAAAATTACATACATTTTTAGACTGAGAACGCTGTTATGATAGCGTTCTTTTTATTTTGCCTTTTAATGAAACACTTTAGAAAACTGCATTTTAACTGCTTTTATAGTGACCCAAATACCTAGCACAAAAAAACTCGCCAATATATGACGAGTTTCTAAGACTTAGAAATTTAATTGCATTATTCATAAACTTTTGACACGTGCTTGACACTTTTAAATCTAATTTATACTCACTTTATAAATTTAAAAATTTAGCGTTATTTAGAATGTAAGTATTAAATTAATAATTGAAATCAACAATGCAATTATTGATAAATAAAACGTTATAGTGGTTAGTTTTTCACTTCTCATTTTGAGAACCCCTTCTTTATTATATCTTAAAACTTGTAACTATTTTACATAATTACAATTGAATCAATCTATTAAAATTTATTTAAATGCCTAAGTGTTTTTAAATTAAATCTCAAATTCAATAGCTTCTATAATATGATTGTCACGGTTTCTATAATTTAAAGTAGCGCTATTATTTCGTTCTTCAATTATCAATTCTGCGAAAGTTTCTTCTATATTACTCCGTGATTGAGAAATACTACCAGGATTGATTACATGTACGCCGCCTATATTTTCGTATTTTGCGACATGTGTATGTCCATAAAATGCGAATTGACATTCCATTGATTTCGCTTTTTCGGCTAATTTCATTCGTGTTTGATTAACTTGATATAGATGTCCATGTGTGTAAAAAGCTTTAATGCCATTGTTTTCTATTACTTCTTCCATTGGGAACTCTGGATAAAAGTCACAATTCCCTTTCACACGATGGTACAAGCTCAATTCTGTATCATTATAGTCAAATTCAGAATCACCTAAATGTATAAACACATTAGCATCTTGATGTTGCTCGTATAAATGGTATAAAATACCTGCTTCTGTATGATTGTCACTTACTATAAGCCACTTTGTCATGACAATTCACTCTCCAAATACGCATTTAATTTCTTAATCGCATTGCCTCGATGACTAATTTCACTTTTCTCTTCTGTAGTGAGTTGTGCCATTGTTTTTCCTTTTTCAGGAACAAAGAAGATAGGATCATATCCGAAGCCATTCTCTCCTTGTCGTTCATTTGTAATCACACCTGATACTGTTCCTTTAAAGGTACGTGTCTCTTCGCCAGGCGTACTCATGCTTATAACACAAACAAATTGTGCTTCTCTCTCACTAATACCTTCTAAATTTTGTAATAGTTTATCTATATTAGCTTCATCACTTTTATTTGGTCCAGCATATCGAGCTGAATAAACACCTGGTTCTCCATTTAACGCAAATACTTCTAATCCACTATCATCAGCAATGACTGCTTTATTTAGCGCTTTAGCTGCCGCTTCCGATTTTAATCGTGCATTTTCTTCAAAAGTGGTACCTGTTTCTTCTACATCGAAATCCTTAATAACTTCAGAAATACCAATCACATTATCTTTCGGGAAAATTGCCTTAAAATCATTAATTTTGCCTTTATTATTTGAAGCAATTACTATATCAGCCATAATTAATTGTACCTCCAAGCTTTATTATTCAACGCTAATTCGTTCAACGTCGACGTTTAGTTTCAACCATTGTCCAATAATATTTTTAATGTGCATCGTGTCACCTGTTGCGAAAAAACGATGGTCAGGATGGCGAGTATAACTTGCATGTTCATTACTAAAAGTGAGTAACGCACTAACTTCACGAGCCGTCTCTAGTCCTGAAGAAATGACTTTTTTCTCACCGCCAAAATAATCTTTAATGGGTTTATAAAGTAATGGATAATGTGTACAGCCTAATATAATGGTATCTGCATCGGTATTTCGCCATTGTTTTAAAGTTTGATGAATCACTATACTCGTTATAGTGGGATCATCATATCGCATTTGTTCTACTAAAGGTACAAAACCAGGACAAGCTACACCATAGACATGAACGTTTGGATTAATACGTTTAATATGATGACGATAGGCTTCAGATTTAATTGTCCCTTCAGTGCCTAATACGAGTACATTTTGATTTTTAGTTGTCATAATTGCAGTTCTTGAACCGGGTTCAATAACACCAATCACTGGAATAGGTAATATCTGTTGTAAATGCTCTAAAGCTACAGCAGTTGCAGTATTACAGGCAATTACTAACATTTTAATATCAAATTCCATCAATTTTTTAGCTAATTGTGTTGTAAACTTTTTCACTTCATCTCCAGGTCGTGGACCATAGGGACATCTTGCTATATCTCCTAAATAATAGATAGTCTCATTAGGAAGCTGTCGCATAATTTCTTTAGCTACAGTTAAGCCTCCCACACCAGAATCTATAACACCTATTGGTTTATTCATTTACATTCATCCTTATAACACATAATAAATTTATTTTACCATAGACGTTAGTAGAGTTTGACTAATCTGTTTTTTTCTTTTAAAAGTGACCCACACAATTCAAAGTATAAAAATAGAAGTGAAACAGAATTCATAATGAATTCATTGTTCCACTTCATTGGGTCTGACAGTAACATAGAAACATGATATAAACATGTTTCTATGTTTAGTCATCTTTATACTTTAATAATTTAATCTACTTTGTGGTCTGAACCAAAGAATGATTTAAACATATGGAATGTTGTTTCTCTGTTCATCGCTGCAATTGACGTTGTCAATGGAATACCTTTTGGACAAGCATTTACACAGTTTTGTGAGTTACCACAAGCTTGTAAACCACCTGCACTCATTAATGCATCTAAACGTTCATCTTTTGTCATTGCACCAGTAGGATGTAAATCAAATAAACGTACTTGAGAAATTGCTTGTGCACCAACAAATTTATTATTAGGTGTAACGTTTGGACAAACTTCTAAACATACACCACAAGTCATACATTTAGATAATTCGTATGCCGTTTGACGTTTTTTCTCAGGCATACGTGGACCAGGTCCTAAATCATAGGTACCATCGATTGGAATCCACGCTTTCATACGTTTTAAGTTATCGAACATTCTAGTACGATCTACTTGTAAATCACGAATAACTGGGAAAGTACTCATTGGTTCTAAACGGATAGGTTGTTCTAATTGATCAACGATTGCTGAACATGATTGTCTAGCACGGCCATTAATAACCATTGAACAAGCACCACAAACCTCTTCTAGACAGTTCATATCCCAAGTAACAGGCGTTGTTTTTTCACCTTTACTATTAATCGGATTACGTCTTATTTCCATTAAACATGCAATGACGTTCATGTTTTCTTTATATGGAATTTCAAACGTTTCTTCATAAGGTTTAGATTCTTGATTATCTTGACGTTTGATAATTAATTTAATTGATTTTTGTTTTGGTTCTTTTTGCTCTTGTTTATCTTGATTTTTCTGAGTGCTTTGAGTGTCATTATTGCGTAATTCTTCCGGAGTTTCTTTTACTGATTGAGTGTCAGCCATTATTTTTTACCTCCTTTAGACTTACTAGTATAGTCACGTTTACGTGGTGGAATTAAACTTACATCAACTGGTTCATAAGTAAATTTAGGTGCTTCTGTTTTACTTTGATATTCAGCTAACGTTGTTTTTAACCATTCATCGTCATTACGATCTGGGAATTCAGGTTTGTAATGTGCACCACGTGATTCATTACGGTTATATGCACCAATTGTAATAACACGTGCTAGTACTAGCATGTTCCATAATTGACGCGTAAAGAATACTGCTTGGTTACTCCAAGTTTGTGTATCTTCCATATCAATATCTTCATATCGTTTCATCAATTCTACAATTTTTTTGTCAGTTTCTAATAATTTATCGTTTTCACGTACAACAGTTACATTTGCTGTCATAATTTCACCTAGTTCACGGTGAAGTTTATATGCATTTTCAGAACCACGCATATTTAATAATTTATCGAAACGTTCTTGTTCTTCATCAACACGTTTTTGATATATACTTTCATCTAAATCAGTATATGTTGTTTCAACGTTTTCAACATATTTAATCGCATTCGGTCCAGCAACTGTTCCACCATAAATTGCAGATAGTAATGAGTTAGCACCTAAACGGTTACCACCATGTTGTGAGAAGTCACATTCTCCGGCTGCAAATAAACCTTTAATGTTAGTCATTTGATCATAGTCAACATATAAGCCACCCATTGAGTAGTGAACTGCTGGGAAAATTTTCATTGGAACTTTACGTGGGTCATCTCCAGTAAATTTCTCATAGATTTCAATGATTCCACCAAGTTTAACATCTAACTCATGTGGATCTTTATGAGACAAATCAAGGTATACCATGTTTTCACCATTGATACCTAATTTTTGATTAATACACACATCAAAAATTTCACGTGTTGCGATATCACGTGGTACTAAGTTACCATAGTCAGGATATTTTTCTTCTAAGAAGTACCAAGGTTTACCGTCTTTATACGTCCAAATACGGCCACCTTCACCACGTGCTGATTCACTCATTAAGCGTAGTTTGTCGTCACCAGGAATCGCTGTTGGATGGATTTGGATAAATTCACCATTGGCATATTTAGCACCTTGTTGGTAAACAATAGACGCTGCTGAACCTGTATTAATCATTGAGTTTGTTGTTTTACCGAAGATGATACCAGGACCACCAGTAGCCATGATAACAGCATCTGAACCAAATGATTTAATTTCAGAAGTAGTCATATTTTGAGCAACAATACCTCTTGCAGCATTTTCCTCATCTTTAACAATACCTAGGAATTCCCAACCTTCATATTTCGTTACTAAACCATCCACTTCAAATGAACGTACTTGTTCATCAAGTGCATATAAAAGTTGTTGACCAGTAGTGGCACCTGCGAAAGCTGTTCTATGATATAACGTACCACCAAAACGTCTGAAGTCTAATAGACCTTCTTTTGTTCTACTAAACATAACGCCCATACGGTCTAATAAATGAATAATTGATGGTGCGGCTTCTGCCATAGCTTTAACAGGTGGTTGGTTTGCTAAGAAGTCACCACCATAAACTGTATCGTCAAAGTGAATCCAAGGTGAATCACCTTCACCTTTGGTATTTACCGCACCGTTAATACCACCTTGGGCACATACAGAGTGCGAACGTTTAACAGGTACGATTGAGAATAAATCTACGTGCGCACCTTGTTCTGCAGCTTTAATTGTTGACATCAGACCGGCAAGTCCTCCACCGACAACAATAATTTTTTTCTCTGCCATAGAATTGTCACTCCCCTAAAATATATCTATAACTTAACGTTTAAACGCAAGCCCGCTCGATAAGTAACAAAAATCTAATGTTACTTATCTAAAATATTAAGTATTATTTCAATTAACGTTTTATACGAATGCTAAAATTGCTGTTACTCCAATGTACGCAAGAACTAAGAATACAATTAAAGAAACCCAAGTAAATACACGTTGAGATTTTTTAGATTGTAAGAATCCCCATGTAACTAAGAATGACCATAGACCATTTGAAAAATGGAAAATAACACATACAACACAAATCATGTAGATAACAACCCACAATGGATTTTCAAGTGTTTTGTGCATCAATTCAAAATCAACTGCTTTACCAAAGAAGTATTTTTGAATTGTAGTTTGCCATAAATGCATGAAGATAAATACGAATGTCACAATACCTGAGAATCTTTGTAATGCAAACATCCAGTTTCTAAATAATGAATAGTGACCGATGTTTTCTTTTGCTGTAAACGCGATATGAATACCATATAAACCATGGTATAAAATTGGAATATAAATTAATAAAAATTCAACTGCTAATAAAAATGGAATTGATTCCATAAAGCCAGTTACCTTATTAAAAGCATCTGCCCCTTGTGTCGCTTGATGGTTCACAACTAAGTGAACAATTAAGAATGCACCAATTGGAATAATACCTAGTAACGAGTGAATACGTCTTAGGTAAAATTCATTTTTAGACTTTGCCAAAAGGAGTCCCCCCTGTAAAACAATTAATTTAAATCGCTTTTCTTTAAGAAAATTACGCTAATTAAGAGTAAAAATAATCAAAAATATTTACTATTTTATTTAGTACTTGTCAGTGTTGAGCATATCTTATATTGCTCGTATAAATTCAACTATGTAAACAAGTAGGACTTAAAAAAGTAAATACATTTATATATATTTTTTTAATGATAAATGCATATTTTACATTAATCATATAAATTAACATTTAAATGATAATGACTCTCAATTAGAAAACGCTTCCATACTTTCTTAAAAAAATAAGCTTTTTGTTAACTATATTGTAACATTTTTTACATGCTTTTGGGGTATGAGAATAATTCTCATACCCCTTTTTTTAAAATTAGTTATCTTTTAGCGCTTGTTGTAAATTTTTAGCTACTTTTTCAGGAAGACCAGCATTTTTTAAATCCGCTACACTCGCCTCTTTCATTTTTTTAATAGAGCCAAATGTACGCAATAATTTAGTTTTACGTTTACTACCAATACCATCAACAGTATCTAACACGGATTGTAATCCTGTTTTTTGTCGAGTTTGACGATGGAAAGTAATTGCAAAACGGTGAACTTCATCTTGAATACGATGTAATAAATAGAATGCTTGGCTATTTTTCTTCATTGGTACTACTTCAGCACTCGAACCGTATAGTAATTCTGATGTTTGGTGTTTATCATTTTTTCTTAAACCCGCAACTGGAATATCTAAGCCTAACTCATTTTCAAGCACATCCATAACACCCGACATGTGACCTTTACCTCCGTCAACGATGATAAGATCAGGCAATGGCAAGCCTTCATTTAAAACGCGTGTATAGCGACGACGAACTACTTCTCTCATTGATTTATAATCATCAGGTCCTTCGACCGTCTTAATTTTATATTTACGATATCCTTTTTTATCAGGTTTACCATCTACAAATGTAACCATCGCAGAAACGGGATCTACACCTTGAATATTAGAGTTATCAAACGCTTCAATACGAATTGGCGTTTGAATGCCCATACGCTCTCCTAATTCTTCAATAGCTTTGACTGTTCGAGATTCATCTCTAGCAATAAGTTCAAATTTATTGTCTAATGCGACTTCAGCATTATGATTCGCTAAATCTACCATTTCTTTCTTGGCACCACGTGCTGGTTGGACAATTTTAGTGTCTACTACTGACTGAATCATATTTTTATCTAAGTTTTTAGGTACATGTACTTCTTTTGGCAAAATATGTTGATTTAAACTATAGAATTGGCCTATAAACGTATAAAACTCTTCTTCTTCAGTTTGTTGTTGTAATGGAATCATTGTAGCGTCACGTTGAATCATATTCCCTTGTCTAATGAAGAAAACTTGAATACACATCCAACCTTTAGAAACGTTATATCCAAAAACATCACGTACTGTATTATCGGAGGACATAATCTTTTGTTTCTTAGTTAAATTATGAATATGTTGTATTAAATCGCGATATTCTTTTGCACGTTCAAAATCTAGTTTCTCACTAGCGTCTAGCATGCGATCTTCAAGATTTTTAAGAATTGTTTTGTCTTCTCCACTTAAAAAGTCACTGATTTCACGCGTCATTTTGGCATATTGTTGTTGATCTACATCATATACACATGGACCCATGCATTGCCCAATGTGATAATAAAGGCATAATTTATCTGGCATATTATCACATTTTCTAAACGGATAGATGCGATCTAATAATTTCTTTGTTTCTTGTGCTGAATAGGCATTGGGGTATGGTCCAAAATATTTGCCTGTTCCTTTTTTTACAGTTCTTGTAACGATTAACCTTGGATGCTTTTCTTTAGTTATTTTAATAAAAGGATAACTTTTATCGTCTTTTAATAAGATATTGTAACGAGGTTGATATTGCTTTATTAGATTTAACTCTAATAAAAGTGATTCCGTCTCACTAGAAGTTACAATAAATTCAAAATTACGTATCTCACTTACTAGTCTTGTAGTTTTGGCATCATGTGCACCAGTAAAATAAGAACGTAATCGATTTCTAAGTCGTTTAGCTTTACCAACATAAATCACTTGATTATTTCGGTCCTTCATTAAATAACAACCTGGTTCAAATGGAACGACACTTAATTTATCTTTAATTTTATCTTTGTAGTCTGTCATATTTGTCCTCCTTTCTTAATAAATTTGTTTATATGATTTGGTGCAACCAAACGTACAATTCAGTCATAGCTCGCTTTTGTCAGAATGCTAAAAAAATCTGAGACACATTTTATGTCTCAGACTTTGTCATAATTAAATTCTTTAAATGCTTATAGATGTTTATCTAATACTTCAGCTAAGTTTTCTTTAGGTTGGAAACCTACAACTTTATCAACAGGTTCTCCATCTTTAAATACGATTAAAGTTGGGATACTCATAACTTCAAATTTAGCAGCAGTAGATGGGTTTTCATCAACGTCTAATTTTAAAATATCAGCTTTACCATCATAATCCCCAGCTAATTCTTCTAAAACTGGAGCAATCATTTTACATGGGCCACACCAAGTTGCCCAAAAATCTACTAATTTAACGCCTGATTGAATATTTTCATCAATGTTTGAATCCGTTACTTTTACGATTGCCATAAATGCCAATCCTCCTTAAATATTAAATGATGAGCAAATTATAACAGACTTTAGTCGTAACTGCATCGCTATTGCTCATTTATTAAATTTCTGTCTATATTATGCAGTAAAGAAAGCTTCACTACATTTTCACTGGCACTATTGTACTCTAAATTGACCAAAAATCAATATAGAAGCTTTAAGAATTTATTTTAATTCTGCTACTGTGACACCAAAACCGCCTTCACTTGGCATACCACCACGGAAAGAATTAACACTCTTATGTTTTTTCAGATGATTTTGTACTGCTTTTTGTAAAGCACCTGTACCTTTACCATGGATGATATAAACTTGTTCATAGTTACTTAAGACTGCTTGATCAATATATTGATCAAGTTCACTAATCGCTTCATCATAACGATAACCACGTAAATCAAGTTCTGTTTTAATAGTTTGACGATTTTGACGCGTGACCATTTTAGCTGGTTTTTCTTTTTGCTTTTTAGTTTTTTCTAAGTCTTCAATTGGCAATTTCATTTTAATAATTCCCATCTGAACTACAGCTTCATCTTCGCCAACAAGTTCTAACACTTCACCTTTTTGACCATATGACAAGACTTTAACTTCGTCGCCAGCATGAATTGCATCATATTTTTGTTTTTGAACATTTTGCTTGATTGATTTCGCCTCATATTGATCATCCAACTGTTTCTTTTTATCAATCAATTCATGTTCTTTTACATCTGCGCCTTTTTGATCTCTTAGTGTTCTTAATTCTTTTAATATAGTATCTGCTTCTTTAGTTGCAGATTTCACACGTTGATTGGCTTTTTCTTTGGCCTCGTCCATCAATTTTTTCTCATAATTTTTATATTGTGCATATTGCTGTTCTAAGTCATCATGTGTGGTTTTTGCTTCTCTTAAAAGTCTTTCTAATTCAATACGTTGTTCATCTACACGTTTTGAGTTTTTCTCAAGTGATTCAATCATTGAATTAATTTCTTGTTCATCCGTACCAATCATTGTTTTCGCTTTATTAATGATACTTAAACCGAGGCCTAATTTTCTAGAAATATCGAATGCATTAGAACGCCCTGGTACACCCATCAATAATTTATACGTAGGGCTGAGTGAGTTTACATCAAATTCAACGCTAGCGTTCATGACACCATCACGGTTATAACTATAAGCTTTTAATTCAGGGTAGTGCGTCGTTGCCATAACCAGTGATCCAATATCACGCACATAATCCAGAATACTCATCGCCAAAGCAGCACCTTCGCTCGGATCTGTACCGGCACCTAACTCATCAAATAATACCAAACTATTTTTATCTGTTTCTTTTAAGATTTCAACGATATTTTTCATATGAGATGAGAAAGTTGATAAAGATTGTTCAATTGATTGTTCATCGCCAATATCACAATAGACATTTTCAAAGACGCTTAACTGACTACCATCTAAAGTAGGAATCAATAATCCTGATTGTGCCATGACAATGATTAAACCAAGTGTCTTTAACGTTACAGTCTTACCACCTGTGTTGGGACCAGTAATAATCACCGTTTCGATATCATCAATAAA from Staphylococcus taiwanensis includes the following:
- the sdhB gene encoding succinate dehydrogenase iron-sulfur subunit → MADTQSVKETPEELRNNDTQSTQKNQDKQEQKEPKQKSIKLIIKRQDNQESKPYEETFEIPYKENMNVIACLMEIRRNPINSKGEKTTPVTWDMNCLEEVCGACSMVINGRARQSCSAIVDQLEQPIRLEPMSTFPVIRDLQVDRTRMFDNLKRMKAWIPIDGTYDLGPGPRMPEKKRQTAYELSKCMTCGVCLEVCPNVTPNNKFVGAQAISQVRLFDLHPTGAMTKDERLDALMSAGGLQACGNSQNCVNACPKGIPLTTSIAAMNRETTFHMFKSFFGSDHKVD
- the trxA gene encoding thioredoxin, which produces MAIVKVTDSNIDENIQSGVKLVDFWATWCGPCKMIAPVLEELAGDYDGKADILKLDVDENPSTAAKFEVMSIPTLIVFKDGEPVDKVVGFQPKENLAEVLDKHL
- the uvrC gene encoding excinuclease ABC subunit UvrC gives rise to the protein MTDYKDKIKDKLSVVPFEPGCYLMKDRNNQVIYVGKAKRLRNRLRSYFTGAHDAKTTRLVSEIRNFEFIVTSSETESLLLELNLIKQYQPRYNILLKDDKSYPFIKITKEKHPRLIVTRTVKKGTGKYFGPYPNAYSAQETKKLLDRIYPFRKCDNMPDKLCLYYHIGQCMGPCVYDVDQQQYAKMTREISDFLSGEDKTILKNLEDRMLDASEKLDFERAKEYRDLIQHIHNLTKKQKIMSSDNTVRDVFGYNVSKGWMCIQVFFIRQGNMIQRDATMIPLQQQTEEEEFYTFIGQFYSLNQHILPKEVHVPKNLDKNMIQSVVDTKIVQPARGAKKEMVDLANHNAEVALDNKFELIARDESRTVKAIEELGERMGIQTPIRIEAFDNSNIQGVDPVSAMVTFVDGKPDKKGYRKYKIKTVEGPDDYKSMREVVRRRYTRVLNEGLPLPDLIIVDGGKGHMSGVMDVLENELGLDIPVAGLRKNDKHQTSELLYGSSAEVVPMKKNSQAFYLLHRIQDEVHRFAITFHRQTRQKTGLQSVLDTVDGIGSKRKTKLLRTFGSIKKMKEASVADLKNAGLPEKVAKNLQQALKDN
- the racE gene encoding glutamate racemase, coding for MNKPIGVIDSGVGGLTVAKEIMRQLPNETIYYLGDIARCPYGPRPGDEVKKFTTQLAKKLMEFDIKMLVIACNTATAVALEHLQQILPIPVIGVIEPGSRTAIMTTKNQNVLVLGTEGTIKSEAYRHHIKRINPNVHVYGVACPGFVPLVEQMRYDDPTITSIVIHQTLKQWRNTDADTIILGCTHYPLLYKPIKDYFGGEKKVISSGLETAREVSALLTFSNEHASYTRHPDHRFFATGDTMHIKNIIGQWLKLNVDVERISVE
- the sdhA gene encoding succinate dehydrogenase flavoprotein subunit: MAEKKIIVVGGGLAGLMSTIKAAEQGAHVDLFSIVPVKRSHSVCAQGGINGAVNTKGEGDSPWIHFDDTVYGGDFLANQPPVKAMAEAAPSIIHLLDRMGVMFSRTKEGLLDFRRFGGTLYHRTAFAGATTGQQLLYALDEQVRSFEVDGLVTKYEGWEFLGIVKDEENAARGIVAQNMTTSEIKSFGSDAVIMATGGPGIIFGKTTNSMINTGSAASIVYQQGAKYANGEFIQIHPTAIPGDDKLRLMSESARGEGGRIWTYKDGKPWYFLEEKYPDYGNLVPRDIATREIFDVCINQKLGINGENMVYLDLSHKDPHELDVKLGGIIEIYEKFTGDDPRKVPMKIFPAVHYSMGGLYVDYDQMTNIKGLFAAGECDFSQHGGNRLGANSLLSAIYGGTVAGPNAIKYVENVETTYTDLDESIYQKRVDEEQERFDKLLNMRGSENAYKLHRELGEIMTANVTVVRENDKLLETDKKIVELMKRYEDIDMEDTQTWSNQAVFFTRQLWNMLVLARVITIGAYNRNESRGAHYKPEFPDRNDDEWLKTTLAEYQSKTEAPKFTYEPVDVSLIPPRKRDYTSKSKGGKK
- a CDS encoding succinate dehydrogenase cytochrome b558 subunit, with amino-acid sequence MAKSKNEFYLRRIHSLLGIIPIGAFLIVHLVVNHQATQGADAFNKVTGFMESIPFLLAVEFLLIYIPILYHGLYGIHIAFTAKENIGHYSLFRNWMFALQRFSGIVTFVFIFMHLWQTTIQKYFFGKAVDFELMHKTLENPLWVVIYMICVVCVIFHFSNGLWSFLVTWGFLQSKKSQRVFTWVSLIVFLVLAYIGVTAILAFV
- a CDS encoding metallophosphoesterase, with the protein product MTKWLIVSDNHTEAGILYHLYEQHQDANVFIHLGDSEFDYNDTELSLYHRVKGNCDFYPEFPMEEVIENNGIKAFYTHGHLYQVNQTRMKLAEKAKSMECQFAFYGHTHVAKYENIGGVHVINPGSISQSRSNIEETFAELIIEERNNSATLNYRNRDNHIIEAIEFEI
- a CDS encoding XTP/dITP diphosphatase → MADIVIASNNKGKINDFKAIFPKDNVIGISEVIKDFDVEETGTTFEENARLKSEAAAKALNKAVIADDSGLEVFALNGEPGVYSARYAGPNKSDEANIDKLLQNLEGISEREAQFVCVISMSTPGEETRTFKGTVSGVITNERQGENGFGYDPIFFVPEKGKTMAQLTTEEKSEISHRGNAIKKLNAYLESELS
- a CDS encoding endonuclease MutS2, producing the protein MRQKTLDVLEFDKIKSFIASETISDLGREKVSNMSPATDFETVEFQMNETDEISQIYNKHRLPSLSGLAKVSPHIHRATIGGVLNVTELNLIKRLIQVQNQFKTFYNQLLEEDEGVVKYPILNDKMNQLPVLSDLFQEINEKCDTHDLYDSASYELQGIRSKISSTNQRIRQNLDRIVKSQANQKKLSDAIITVRNDRNVIPVKAEYRQDFKGIVHDQSASGQTLYIEPSSIVEMNNQISRLRNEEAVERERILTELTGLVAADADGCLVAESVMGHIDFLTAKARYARSIKGTKPTFYKERTVYLPNAYHPLLNRDTVVANTIEFIDDIETVIITGPNTGGKTVTLKTLGLIIVMAQSGLLIPTLDGSQLSVFENVYCDIGDEQSIEQSLSTFSSHMKNIVEILKETDKNSLVLFDELGAGTDPSEGAALAMSILDYVRDIGSLVMATTHYPELKAYSYNRDGVMNASVEFDVNSLSPTYKLLMGVPGRSNAFDISRKLGLGLSIINKAKTMIGTDEQEINSMIESLEKNSKRVDEQRIELERLLREAKTTHDDLEQQYAQYKNYEKKLMDEAKEKANQRVKSATKEADTILKELRTLRDQKGADVKEHELIDKKKQLDDQYEAKSIKQNVQKQKYDAIHAGDEVKVLSYGQKGEVLELVGEDEAVVQMGIIKMKLPIEDLEKTKKQKEKPAKMVTRQNRQTIKTELDLRGYRYDEAISELDQYIDQAVLSNYEQVYIIHGKGTGALQKAVQNHLKKHKSVNSFRGGMPSEGGFGVTVAELK